GCGAGGCGCGCGAGGTAGTAGAACTCCTCGGCCGACAGCGCAGCGACCCGCGCTTCGAGCGCTTCCAGCAGCGACAGGAATTCTGGCAGCGTGACCGGCACCCCGCCGGCGCGCAGATCCGTGAAGAAGCGCACCAGCATGCGCGGCGCTCAACGTCCCGCGCGCCGGTTGAGGAACACCAACTGCTCGAACAGGTGCACGTCCTGTTCGTTCTTGAGCAACGCGCCGTGCAGGACCGGGATGGTCTTCTTCGGATCGTCGCCGCGCAGCGCCTCCGGCGGGATGTCCTCGGCCAGCAGTAGTTTGATCCAGTCGAGCAGCTCGGAGGTCGAGGGTTTTTTCTTGAGACCCGGCGTTTCGCGCACGTCGAAGAACGCGCCGAGCGCCTCGGCCAGCAGTTCCTGCTTGAGATCCGGGAAGTGCACGCGCACGATTTTCTCCATCGTCTGCGCATCGGGAAAACGGATGTAGTGGAAGAAGCAGCGCCGCAGGAACGCGTCCGGCAATTCCTTCTCGTTGTTGCTGGTGATCAGGATGATCGGGCGGTGGCGCGCCTTCACGAGCTCGCGCGTTTCGTGCACGAAGAACTCCATGCGGTCGAGCTCGCGCAGCAGGTCGTTGGGGAATTCGATGTCGGCCTTGTCGATCTCGTCGATCAGCAACACCGGCTGCACCGCCGAATCGAACGCCTCCCACAACCGCCCCTTGACGATGTAGTTGCGGATGTCGCGCACCTTCTCGTCGCCGAGCTGCGAATCGCGCAGGCGCGAGACCGCGTCGTACTCGTACAGGCCCTGCTGCGCCTTGCTCGTGGACTTGATGTGCCACTCGTACAGCGGCCGCGCCAGC
This sequence is a window from Pseudomonadota bacterium. Protein-coding genes within it:
- a CDS encoding MoxR family ATPase, translated to MADARFSGTERYVATPDLMMAVNAAVTLARPLLIKGEPGTGKTQLAEEIARSLARPLYEWHIKSTSKAQQGLYEYDAVSRLRDSQLGDEKVRDIRNYIVKGRLWEAFDSAVQPVLLIDEIDKADIEFPNDLLRELDRMEFFVHETRELVKARHRPIILITSNNEKELPDAFLRRCFFHYIRFPDAQTMEKIVRVHFPDLKQELLAEALGAFFDVRETPGLKKKPSTSELLDWIKLLLAEDIPPEALRGDDPKKTIPVLHGALLKNEQDVHLFEQLVFLNRRAGR